Proteins co-encoded in one Leptospira hartskeerlii genomic window:
- a CDS encoding leucyl aminopeptidase, translated as MKIERSKINFSIGKNTSKNIYKVIPVVKDNLPKELETKFSDQIRSGIFSGESGQSFIDESERIIYLGLGNSNKVSIRSVAQIFLSVGEKLRKWDSVGLEIKLTRFLTKTLSTSSLVYQIANSIDLGAFPINVLAKDFKEKKGKFGNVSFILEDSNAEKSAKAGLDKSRSVSKYVNGARYIAHLPANHFTPEEFVSRSKEIAKEAGLKITVMDEPQLKKEKMGGILAVSQGSDKKPKMIVLEYNPPKAKSKKKLALIGKGLTFDSGGISIKPAQDMHEMKYDMCGAAAVIHAIGAIAELGISVPVIAAIGVAENMPDAAALKPGDVYTAHNGLTVEVQNTDAEGRLVLGDVLSYIGKKYKPDYMVDLATLTGAIIISLGHEAAGVMSNSDKLRGLLDEASASSDERTWNLPLWEEYGEDLKSDIADLRNIAGRPGGSLSAAKYLERFVDSGIDWAHIDIAGTAWRKKASGTQIGNGPSGYGVRLLVDLAEKLEKNRGV; from the coding sequence ATGAAGATAGAAAGATCGAAAATCAATTTTAGCATCGGGAAGAACACTTCTAAAAATATTTATAAAGTAATTCCTGTTGTAAAAGATAATCTGCCAAAAGAATTAGAGACCAAATTTTCAGACCAGATACGTTCCGGAATATTTTCTGGAGAATCCGGACAAAGTTTTATAGATGAGTCTGAAAGAATTATCTACCTCGGCCTGGGGAACTCCAACAAGGTTAGCATTCGTTCCGTAGCTCAGATCTTTTTAAGCGTAGGAGAAAAACTACGTAAATGGGACTCTGTGGGATTAGAGATCAAACTCACTAGATTTTTGACCAAAACACTTTCTACTTCTTCCTTAGTATACCAGATAGCGAACTCTATCGATTTAGGTGCATTCCCTATCAATGTTTTGGCAAAAGATTTTAAGGAGAAAAAAGGCAAATTCGGGAACGTAAGTTTTATATTAGAAGATTCTAATGCAGAAAAATCCGCGAAAGCCGGTCTGGATAAATCCAGATCGGTAAGCAAATACGTAAACGGAGCCAGATATATCGCCCACCTTCCTGCAAATCATTTCACTCCGGAAGAATTTGTCTCTCGTTCCAAAGAGATCGCAAAGGAAGCAGGACTAAAGATCACAGTGATGGACGAACCCCAACTTAAAAAAGAAAAGATGGGTGGAATACTCGCAGTTTCCCAAGGTTCAGACAAAAAACCTAAGATGATCGTTTTGGAATATAATCCTCCTAAAGCAAAATCCAAAAAGAAATTAGCTCTGATAGGAAAAGGCCTCACATTCGATTCAGGCGGGATCAGTATCAAGCCAGCACAAGACATGCATGAAATGAAATATGATATGTGCGGTGCCGCAGCGGTGATCCATGCGATCGGTGCGATTGCAGAATTAGGCATTTCTGTTCCGGTAATCGCAGCGATCGGAGTTGCGGAGAATATGCCGGATGCTGCCGCTTTGAAGCCGGGAGACGTTTACACTGCTCATAATGGGCTTACTGTAGAAGTCCAAAACACTGATGCAGAAGGCCGCCTCGTTTTAGGCGATGTTCTTTCTTACATCGGAAAAAAATACAAACCGGACTATATGGTGGATCTCGCAACCTTGACGGGAGCAATCATCATTTCTTTGGGCCATGAGGCTGCAGGAGTTATGAGTAATTCTGATAAACTTCGTGGGCTCTTGGACGAAGCTTCCGCTTCTTCAGATGAAAGGACCTGGAATCTGCCTTTATGGGAAGAATACGGCGAAGATTTAAAGAGTGATATAGCAGATTTACGTAATATTGCAGGACGCCCAGGTGGAAGCCTTTCTGCGGCAAAATATTTGGAACGTTTTGTGGACTCAGGAATTGACTGGGCTCATATTGATATCGCAGGAACTGCTTGGAGAAAGAAGGCATCCGGAACCCAAATCGGGAACGGGCCGAGCGGATACGGTGTGAGACTACTTGTAGACTTGGCCGAAAAATTAGAAAAAAACCGGGGAGTTTAA
- a CDS encoding SDR family NAD(P)-dependent oxidoreductase encodes MKTVKGKRILITGAAMGMGKIYAELSVQEKASALVLWDVNSEALRLTEKELKSDTTKIFTEVVDVSDREKIKKAAVKIESQLGGIDIIINNAGIVRGKYFWEHDPKSDIEETMAVNVLGPMYLTRFLLPKMISDRSGEFRIVNISSAAGLISNPKMSVYCASKWAETGWSDSLRLELLQSGFGHIKVTTVNPAYISTGMFEGVKGMLFTPILSPEYVTSKVWNAMKEGKPRLLLPWTIYLSNALRGILPISIFDWIADKIFGVYGTMENFKGRS; translated from the coding sequence ATGAAAACCGTAAAAGGAAAGAGAATATTAATCACCGGCGCCGCGATGGGAATGGGGAAAATTTACGCTGAACTTTCCGTTCAAGAAAAGGCGTCCGCATTAGTTCTCTGGGACGTAAATTCCGAAGCCTTGCGTCTTACCGAAAAGGAATTAAAATCGGATACTACGAAAATTTTTACGGAAGTTGTGGATGTTTCTGATCGTGAAAAGATCAAAAAGGCCGCAGTCAAGATCGAGTCCCAACTAGGCGGCATCGATATAATCATAAATAACGCAGGCATCGTGAGAGGAAAGTATTTCTGGGAACACGACCCTAAATCCGATATAGAAGAAACAATGGCGGTTAACGTGTTAGGTCCAATGTATTTAACTCGATTCCTACTTCCTAAAATGATATCCGACAGATCCGGAGAATTTAGGATCGTAAATATTTCCTCTGCTGCGGGTTTGATCTCGAATCCCAAAATGAGCGTATATTGCGCCTCAAAGTGGGCAGAGACTGGCTGGAGCGACTCCCTACGATTGGAATTACTCCAATCCGGTTTCGGACATATAAAAGTAACGACAGTAAATCCTGCCTATATTTCCACAGGAATGTTTGAGGGCGTCAAAGGAATGTTGTTCACTCCGATACTTTCTCCTGAATACGTAACTTCGAAAGTTTGGAATGCTATGAAAGAAGGAAAACCTAGGCTGCTTCTACCTTGGACAATTTACCTTTCCAACGCACTCAGAGGAATACTTCCGATTTCGATCTTTGATTGGATTGCGGATAAAATTTTCGGGGTCTATGGAACAATGGAAAATTTCAAAGGAAGAAGCTGA
- the bcp gene encoding thioredoxin-dependent thiol peroxidase translates to MSTLKAGSKAPSFTTLNQDGEKISLKDLAGKKGLVLYFYPKDQTPGCTTEACDFRDNFARLKKEGYNVVGVSKDSVKSHQKFIEKQELNFTLLSDEDGSICEAYGVWQLKKFMGREFMGILRTTFLIGTDLKILKVYPKVSVKGHVDEILGDIKALDKK, encoded by the coding sequence ATGAGTACTTTAAAAGCGGGGTCCAAGGCCCCCAGTTTTACGACCCTGAACCAAGACGGGGAAAAGATCTCTCTCAAGGATCTGGCCGGAAAAAAAGGTTTAGTATTATATTTTTATCCTAAGGACCAAACCCCAGGTTGCACTACTGAGGCCTGCGATTTTAGGGATAATTTCGCAAGGTTGAAAAAAGAAGGCTACAACGTAGTCGGTGTCTCTAAGGATTCGGTTAAATCCCACCAAAAATTTATCGAAAAGCAAGAACTCAATTTTACTCTTCTCTCTGACGAGGACGGAAGTATCTGCGAGGCATACGGAGTCTGGCAGTTGAAAAAGTTTATGGGAAGAGAATTTATGGGAATTCTCAGAACCACCTTCCTGATCGGAACAGATCTAAAAATTTTGAAAGTTTATCCGAAAGTCAGCGTGAAGGGTCACGTGGATGAGATACTCGGAGATATCAAGGCGTTGGACAAAAAATGA
- a CDS encoding matrixin family metalloprotease: MRVSLALSVLCLITFSQCTQMGNPSSDLTWEEKQLLWIAYGEEMKGGLQLTKSAAQKWGLGIDVYPAKTRVDRMRNTIAFTESGKCHVEGISQKNVKDCQLFSSNPFYLAACSISATTNIENSVIFIFKDRIKATADAMRMEGSTIDVKEYIIATVSHEVGHCLGLQHSQDPKDLMFPMLTGSVFEPSRTEMHAAQALYDTSLPPGSIDDSNLYTKQSDFTYLKQYTVPSFAVFGNINMEEEDR, encoded by the coding sequence ATGAGGGTATCTTTAGCTCTATCCGTACTATGCCTTATTACATTTTCACAATGTACCCAAATGGGAAATCCATCTAGCGATCTCACTTGGGAAGAAAAACAACTTCTCTGGATTGCATACGGAGAAGAAATGAAAGGCGGACTACAACTTACAAAATCCGCGGCCCAGAAATGGGGCCTTGGCATAGATGTCTATCCGGCTAAAACCAGAGTGGATAGAATGAGAAACACGATCGCTTTTACTGAATCAGGTAAATGTCATGTGGAAGGTATCTCTCAGAAGAATGTAAAAGACTGCCAACTGTTTTCTTCCAATCCTTTTTATCTTGCTGCTTGTTCCATCAGCGCAACTACTAACATTGAAAACAGCGTCATTTTTATTTTTAAGGATAGGATCAAAGCAACTGCAGATGCGATGAGGATGGAAGGAAGTACCATTGATGTAAAAGAATACATCATCGCAACTGTTTCCCATGAAGTAGGGCATTGTCTCGGATTACAACATTCTCAAGACCCTAAAGATCTGATGTTCCCTATGTTGACTGGAAGCGTATTCGAGCCTAGTAGAACTGAAATGCATGCCGCACAGGCGTTGTACGATACTTCTTTGCCGCCAGGTTCCATAGACGACTCGAATCTTTATACGAAACAATCGGACTTTACTTACTTAAAACAATACACCGTACCATCGTTTGCGGTATTCGGAAATATAAATATGGAAGAGGAAGACCGGTAA
- a CDS encoding cysteine rich repeat-containing protein, whose amino-acid sequence MNWSILPFFIILFGVSVYAQGGGSGKSRMGGPGSPCFEDRQKYCSDIPKGQGRIRDCLMENSEKLSPECKEHLNKRWGQKKS is encoded by the coding sequence ATGAATTGGTCAATTCTTCCGTTTTTTATAATACTGTTTGGCGTTTCGGTTTACGCACAGGGAGGGGGTTCAGGCAAGTCTAGAATGGGTGGGCCAGGAAGTCCTTGTTTTGAAGATAGACAAAAATACTGCAGCGATATTCCGAAAGGGCAGGGAAGGATCAGAGACTGTTTGATGGAAAACTCGGAGAAACTATCCCCGGAATGTAAGGAACATCTGAATAAAAGATGGGGACAGAAAAAGTCCTAA